A region of the Arenicella xantha genome:
GTGATGCATTCGACGATGTAGTGAAGGCTGACCAAGACCGTGAAAAGTTGAAAAACCAAGCTGAAGCTTATTCGAAACAAATTATTCCGAACGCGCGTGGTGAAGCCGCCCGTATTCTGCAAGAAGCCGAAGCTTATAAAGCTAAGATTGTTGCGGAAGCCACCGGTGAAGCCGAGCGTTTTAGTAAAATTCTAACGGAATACCAAAAAGCACCTGAAATCACTCGCAAGCGTCTTTATATCGAAACGATGGAGCAAGTGTTGTCTGAAAGCAGCAAGGTGATGATCGACCAGAAATCTGGTAGCGGGAATAGCTTGATGTATTTGCCAATCGATAAAATTATTGAAAATCAAAGTCAGCGTAAAGGGGCCCGAATTGATCAAAGTGATGGCAATTTGATTCCCCAGCCGCAGACGCAGTCTGAGTCTATGATTAAAAGCCAAAGCTCAAGCCGAGGAGGTCGATAAATGAAATCTGAAAACCTTTTTATGGGCATTGCCATTGTTATTGCACTTGCCGTTGTGGTGTTCTCGAGTTCGCTGTTCACCGTGAATCAGTGGGAACGTGCGCTTAAGTTTCAATTTGGTGAGTTCTCCGGTGAAGAAATTCAACCGGGTATTAATTTTAAGATTCCGTTTGTGAATACCATTGAGAAATATGATATTCGAATTCAAACAATGGATCGGCCACCTGAGCGATTTATTACTGTCGACAAAGAAGAATTGTTGGTTGATAGTTTTGTTAAATGGCGCATCAACGATCTGCAGAAGTACTTTAAGACAGTGAAATTTCGCGCCAATGCTGAGAATCGCTTGGAACAAAAAATCAACAACAGTCTTAAGGCGCAGATTGCTAGACGCAACATTAATGACGTGGTCGCCGGTGATCGCGGTGAAATCATGAGTGTGGTTCAGCAAGCGATTGATTCCGAAGCCGCGGCAATTGGTGTCGAGGTGGTGGATGTGCGTCTGAAACGAGTTGATTTGGCAGACCAAATTCAGGCAAATGTATTCGAGAGAATGCGCTCTGAACGTGAAAGAATCGCCAATGAGTATCGTGCAACGGGTAATGAGGCGGCGATTGAAATTCGCGCAAACGCTGACCGTACCAAAGTTGAGCTAGTCTCAGAAGCTGAAAAGAAAGCGCAGCTAACACGCGGTGATGCGGACGCTTCGGCCACCAAAATCTACGCCGATGCCTTTGGTGCTGACGTTGAGTTTTATGACTTTTTCCGAAGTCTGAACGCGTACAAGGCAACGTTTAATTCATCTGGTGATTTGATTATTCTTGATCCAGAATCGGATTTCTTTAAGCACTTTAATTCAGCAACGCGATAAATCGTTGCGAACACTCTAAGCCTTCCAGTGACCGTTTTTGTTGGTCACTGCGGAGGCTTTAGCTAAGCGTCAGAATACTCTGCGCTTTCTTGTCGCAAGGGGCTATGTTCAGGTACTTGATCCAAGTATAATCTGCCCGTAATTAACCGGACTCTTAGTAAAAGAAGGCGACTCGCCATGGTCAATGACGCTAACTGGCTACTTCCAGAAGGTGTTGAAGAAATCCTGCCTGACGAGGCCATCAAGTTAGAAATGCTCCGCCGCTCGGTCTTGGATGATCTTGCATCGCGTGGTTTTAACTTGGTGATGCCACCAGTCATGGAGTTTGTCGATGCATTACTCACCGGAACCGGTGAAGAGCTGGATACCCAGACTTATAAATTTATGGACCAGCATACTCACAGAATGCTGGGAATTCGTGCGGATATCACACCGCAGATCGCCAGAATTGATTCCCATTACTTAGCTGATCTTGACGTAAATAAATTATGTTATGCCGGCACGGTGTTGCGAACTCAGCCTGCCCATATGGGCGGTCAGCGAGAATTATTGCAAATTGGTGCTGAGATATTTGGCGTCGATGACGAAAGCGCTGATCTTGAGATTATTCAAGCCATGCTGCAAGCCTTGTCGTTAAGTCGCGCGGCGGATGTTACCCTTAGCTTAGGCCATGTTGGTATTTACCGTGCATTGCTAAACGAACAGTCAGTAGACGGATTGCTTGAGCAGCGTTTACGCGATGTCTTGCTGCGTAAGTCAACGCCGGATTTAGATGCCTTAAGCGAGCAAATCGATATCGCACCGTTTAAGGTTTTATTGTCGTTACAAGGCTCAACCGATGTATTGGCGAATGCTCACAAGGCGTTTGGCCATAATCA
Encoded here:
- a CDS encoding ATP phosphoribosyltransferase regulatory subunit is translated as MVNDANWLLPEGVEEILPDEAIKLEMLRRSVLDDLASRGFNLVMPPVMEFVDALLTGTGEELDTQTYKFMDQHTHRMLGIRADITPQIARIDSHYLADLDVNKLCYAGTVLRTQPAHMGGQRELLQIGAEIFGVDDESADLEIIQAMLQALSLSRAADVTLSLGHVGIYRALLNEQSVDGLLEQRLRDVLLRKSTPDLDALSEQIDIAPFKVLLSLQGSTDVLANAHKAFGHNQELADSLAQLETVVSELKANKSAIKVHIDLADVAGYRYHTGLKYEAFVSGRGSAVAQGGRYDRIGRLFGRGRAATGFSADLKTLVKLG
- the hflC gene encoding protease modulator HflC translates to MKSENLFMGIAIVIALAVVVFSSSLFTVNQWERALKFQFGEFSGEEIQPGINFKIPFVNTIEKYDIRIQTMDRPPERFITVDKEELLVDSFVKWRINDLQKYFKTVKFRANAENRLEQKINNSLKAQIARRNINDVVAGDRGEIMSVVQQAIDSEAAAIGVEVVDVRLKRVDLADQIQANVFERMRSERERIANEYRATGNEAAIEIRANADRTKVELVSEAEKKAQLTRGDADASATKIYADAFGADVEFYDFFRSLNAYKATFNSSGDLIILDPESDFFKHFNSATR